The following proteins come from a genomic window of Anopheles ziemanni chromosome 3, idAnoZiCoDA_A2_x.2, whole genome shotgun sequence:
- the LOC131286404 gene encoding UDP-xylose and UDP-N-acetylglucosamine transporter — translation MVNMKAALAIVMVFVGCCSNVVFLELLVKIDPGSGNLITFLQFLLIALEGFLFTSKCGTVRPRIGLKDYTILVVMFFVASVCNNYAFDFNIPMPLHMIFRAGSLIANMVMGILILKKRYDFSKYLSVGMITLGIVICTIVSGTKVQSTQVLKNAADEDPVAVFFWWTLGIALLTLALFVSARMGLYQEVLYKRYGKYPKEALFYTHLLPLPFFALLAGNIWEHIQLANASEPHHIAALGVSVPITWLYLLGNVLTQYVCISSVYVLTTECSSLTVTLVVTLRKFVSLLFSIVYFSNPFTVQHWIGTLLVFVGTIIFTEVVGKVRTALSPAVTTEKQKKVN, via the exons ATGGTTAACATGAAGGCCGCCCTGGCCATAGTGATGGTGTTCGTCGGTTGCTGTAGCAACGTGGTGTTTCTCGAGCTGCTGGTTAA GATTGATCCCGGCTCTGGCAACCTCATTACCTTCCTACAGTTTCTGCTGATCGCGCTCGAGGGTTTCCTGTTCACGTCGAAATGCGGCACGGTGCGGCCTCGGATCGGGCTGAAGGACTACACCATCCTTGTGGTGATGTTTTTCGTCGCCAGCGTGTGCAACAACTACGCGTTCGACTTCAACATTCCCATGCCGCTGCACATGATCTTCCGCGCCGGCTCGCTGATCGCGAACATGGTCATGGGCATACTGATTCTGAAGAAGCGCTACGATTTCTCCAAGTACCTCTCCGTCGGCATGATCACGCTCGGTATCGTCATCTGCACGATCGTGTCCGGCACGAAGGTCCAGAGCACGCAGGTGCTGAAGAACGCCGCCGACGAGGACCCGGTGGCGGTGTTCTTCTGGTGGACACTCGGTATCGCCCTTCTGACACTGGCGCTCTTCGTGTCCGCCCGGATGGGCCTGTACCAGGAGGTGCTCTACAAGCGGTACGGCAAGTATCCGAAGGAGGCCCTCTTCTACACGCACCTGTTGCCCCTGCCCTTCTTTGCGCTGCTCGCCGGCAATATCTGGGAACACATTCAGCTGGCTAATGCCAGCGAACCGCACCATATCGCCGCACTGGGCGTTTCCGTGCCCATCACCTGGCTGTACCTGTTGGGCAACGTGCTGACGCAGTACGTGTGCATCAGCTCCGTGTACGTGCTGACGACCGAGTGCTCCTCGCTGACGGTGACGCTCGTCGTGACGCTGCGCAAGTTCGTCTCGCTGCTGTTCTCGATCGTGTACTTCAGCAATCCGTTCACCGTGCAGCACTGGATCGGCACGCTGCTGGTGTTCGTCGGTACGATCATCTTCACCGAGGTGGTGGGTAAGGTGCGGACAGCCCTCAGTCCCGCCGTCACCACcgagaagcagaagaaagtgAACTGA
- the LOC131286395 gene encoding sorting nexin-17 — protein sequence MHFSIPSTQEFGSDGSGSSFTGFNIHINGSFHCCLRYKQLHSLHEQLKRSLPSIALPSFPPKKLLSLTPNQIEQRRLSLERYIQLVGQDPVLCRSELLRAFLLNAQQESSFTESSEVSLDVYLMNGYRIVANVYTTDCTSKVLEKACALIELSKERVGYFALYLMRKEASGVLTIVKRLMDFEAPYISQKRWDECKLVLRTGYWDACHDLELMRDRIALNLLYIQALSDVDRGWIVTTRDLSEQLTNLQARGNKTEYLEIVRKLPLYGCLQFPRASVDYPEPNTVATVVLGNKELNLLTFDGKEMQEIKFKVTRIRCWRVTPIHINDEHSSMEPQTSHQSKISLELSFEYLMAKNQLKWITIYSEQSMLMSVCLQSIVDELLNQKNGSDPVHLQSVQHVEYTPLSYIRRDGSNHCITDSSSTDTLCNLVNNDISSNNGTSNQPSSQHTTTNGSSFIRRKLKEFNTTVRFKNGKDSVHNEAFEWIGDDDL from the exons ATGCACTTTTCCATACCGAGCACGCAAGAGTTCGGTTCCGATGGCAGCGGATCATCGTTTACG GGCTTCAACATCCACATCAATGGCAGCTTTCACTGTTGCCTTCGGTACAAACAGTTGCACAGCCTGCACGAGCAGCTGAAGCGGTCCCTGCCGTCGATTGCACTGCCAAGCTTTCCGCCAAAAAAACTACTCTCACTTACTCCGAACCAAATCGAGCAAAGACGTTTGAGCTTAGAACGATACATTCAGTTGG TGGGCCAAGATCCGGTACTATGTCGTTCGGAGCTGTTGCGTGCGTTTCTACTGAATGCACAGCAGGAGTCCTCGTTCACCGAATCGAGTGAGGTTTCGCTGGACGTGTATCTTATGAATGGCTACCGAATAGTGGCCAACGTTTATACGACGGACTGCACGAGTAAGGTGCTGGAGAAGGCATGCGCCTTAATCGAACTGTCCAAGGAGCGGGTCGGCTACTTTGCGCTTTACCTGATGCGAAAGGAGGCGTCCGGTGTGCTGACGATCGTGAAGCGTTTGATGGACTTTGAAGCTCCGTACATCTCGCAGAAACGCTGGGACGAGTGCAAGCTTGTCCTGCGCACCGGCTACTGGGATGCTTGCCACGATCTGGAGCTGATGCGTGACCGGATCGCGCTCAATCTGCTCTACATCCAAGCACTGAGCGACGTCGATCGTGGCTGGATCGTGACGACGCGCGACCTAAGCGAGCAGCTAACGAACCTACAGGCACGCGGCAACAAAACAGAGTATCTGGAGATCGTACGGAAGCTGCCTCTGTACGGGTGCCTACAGTTTCCCCGGGCCAGCGTCGACTATCCCGAACCGAACACCGTCGCAACGGTAGTGCTGGGCAATAAGGAGCTGAATCTGCTCACCTTCGACGGGAAGGAGATGCAGGAGATCAAGTTCAAGGTGACTCGTATTCGCTGCTGGCGCGTCACTCCTATTCATATT AACGATGAACACTCCTCGATGGAGCCGCAAACATCACATCAATCCAAGATCAGCCTGGAGCTATCGTTCGAGTACTTGATGGCGAAGAACCAACTCAAGTGGATTACCATCTACAGCGAGCAGTCGATGCTTATGTCCGTGTGCCTTCAGTCGATCGTCGACGAACTGCTGAATCAGAAGAACGGTTCCGATCCAGTCCATTTACAG agTGTGCAGCATGTGGAATATACGCCTCTTTCCTATATCCGACGTGATGGCTCCAACCATTGCATTACAGATTCCAGCTCAACCGATACTCTTTGCAATCTAGTAAAT AATGATATTAGTAGCAACAACGGTACATCGAACCAACCATCGAGTCAACATACCACTACCAATGGGTCTTCCTTTATCCGGCGCAAACTGAAGGAGTTTAACACGACAGTCCGTTTCAAGAATGGCAAGGATTCTGTGCACAATGAGGCGTTTGAGTGGATCGGAGATGACGACCTTTAG
- the LOC131289793 gene encoding TAR DNA-binding protein 43-like gives MEPDRMLAADMGPSSGAVLVVEEEGDEAVEIPLEDDGTLLLSTLQAQFYGACGLKYRNPETKAIRGVRLSDNKLHPFSPDFGWGNFVYICVFPKENKRKSDDKLENSTPKTKRIESRNRTTTDLIVLGLPWKTSEEGLREYFETFGELLVVQIKKDAKTGQSKGYGFIRFARFECQMKALSKRHLIDSRWCDVKVPSSKDQMQHQMPSKIFLGRVTENIGAEDIRDYFSKYGEVTDVFIPKPFRAFAFVTFIDPHVAQSLCGEDHLIKGTSVYVSTASPRPEHGRHHSKAQQMSGNFANYDGRGRGAGGGGVGNGNGPVGGANEYCGGGPPVGPHSNAGYHHGGGGGGGPSGYNMPTGAGGNQQPIWNYNEYTAQNRQNSNSIDSMPNLQALGLNSNGPNGPNGGGGGSMHGGAGHHAGMGNHLSGSGAAAAAAAAAAAAGSGNNGAGVIGGAHGGPGAGNMNLNQMPINPAIIAAALSQWSLIGNQMHNAVPGGPGGPGGPGVPGGPGQANPGVPGGPNGGPPGGPGGAPSGGPGPGGAGPTGQEYLAWNGTGNGAPGAGGPGAGRGVEPNRQ, from the exons ATGGAACCGGACCGGATGCTGGCCGCCGACATGGGGCCCTCCTCCGGGGCGGTGCTGGTCGTCGAGGAGGAAGGTGACGAAGCGGTCGAAATACCGCTCGAGGACGACGGTACGCTGCTGCTGTCGACACTGCAGGCCCAGTTCTATGGTGCGTGCGGGCTGAAATATCGCAATCCGGAGACGAAGGCGATCCGCGGCGTGCGGCTCAGTGACAACAAGCTGCACCCATTTTCACCGGATTTTGGCTGGGGAAATTTTGTGTACATCTGCGTGTTCCCCAAGGAGAACAAGCGTAAGAGCGACGACAAGCTGGAAAACTCTACTCCCAAGACGAAGCGCATCGAGAGCCGCAACCGCACGACGACGGATCTGATCGTGCTGGGACTGCCGTGGAAAACGTCCGAGGAGGGACTGCGTGAGTACTTCGAGACGTTCGGTGAGCTGCTGGTGGTGCAGATCAAGAAGGACGCCAAAACGGGCCAATCGAAGGGCTACGGGTTTATCCGCTTCGCACGGTTCGAGTGCCAGATGAAGGCACTCTCCAAGCGGCACCTGATCGATAGCCGCTGGTGTGACGTGAAGGTACCGAGCAGCAAGGACCAGATGCAGCACCAGATGCCGAGCAAGATCTTTCTGGGGCGCGTAACCGAAAACATCGGCGCAGAGGACATCCGGGACTACTTCAGCAAGTACGGCGAGGTGACGGACGTGTTCATACCGAAGCCGTTCCGGGCGTTCGCGTTCGTCACGTTCATCGACCCGCACGTGGCGCAGAGTTTGTGCGGGGAGGACCATCTGATCAAGGGCACGTCGGTGTACGTGTCGACGGCCTCGCCCCGGCCGGAGCACGGAAGGCACCACAGTAAGGCGCAGCAAATGAGTGGCAACTTCGCAAACTACGATGGCCGTGGCCGGGGTGCCggcg GCGGAGGTGTTGGTAACGGGAATGGTCCCGTTGGTGGAGCCAACGAGTATTGCGGTGGTGGACCACCAGTTGGACCGCATTCGAATGCCGGCTATCATCACGGCGGGGGCGGTGGGGGTGGACCCAGTGGCTACAATATGCCCACGGGAGCCGGTGGAAACCAGCAGCCGATCTGGAACTACAACGAGTACACCGCCCAGAACCGTCAGAACAGCAATAGCATTGATTCGATGCCGAATCTGCAAGCACTCGGACTCAACTCGAATGGCCCGAATGGCCCGAACGGTGGCGGCGGAGGAAGCATGCACGGCGGTGCCGGCCATCATGCGGGGATGGGAAATCATCTCAGTGGCAGCGGGGccgcggcagcagcagcagcagcggcagccgcCGCCGGATCGGGTAATAATGGGGCGGGCGTCATCGGAGGAGCGCACGGTGGACCAGGGGCAGGCAACATGAACCTCAACCAGATGCCCATCAATCCGGCCATCATAGCGGCCGCTTTGAGCCAGTGGAGTCTTATCGGCAATCAGATGCACAATGCCGTCCCGGGCGGTCCAGGTGGTCCCGGTGGTCCCGGTGTACCCGGAGGGCCAGGACAGGCCAATCCGGGTGTTCCCGGGGGACCGAACGGCGGTCCGCCCGGTGGTCCCGGTGGAGCGCCCAGTGGAGGGCCAGGACCGGGGGGTGCCGGGCCGACTGGTCAGGAGTATCTGGCTTGGAATGGGACTGGCAATGGAGCGCCTGGAGCTGGCGGACCTGGAGCAGGACGAGGTGTTGAACCGAATCGACAGTAA
- the LOC131287544 gene encoding major facilitator superfamily domain-containing protein 12-like, which translates to MAGTGSRTPLANGRTTAHHRYGATTETRAAVVAAVNGNIGEPYDHTVTPAGNGAVPGQTTTVDEEREQLDKRSTLKLCEKIGYGLGHVYNDLCAGVWFSYTLLFMQGALGMPAAEAGAMVMLGQVGDAIATPIVGLLTDRYGTKRQWHIVGTFIVFLTFPMIFSLCPWCSVAPHWWEIVYFTAVILAFQFGWPIVQVTHLAMIPELSRTQKDRSDLTAVRYSVSIVSNVIVYIVTWAVLRANRSTAENQIGPTDAYRFRDISLILTLVGVSMSVLFNFSLTFSGYENRRNTALQHNIIRPSLSAPAETDIERESLLGSEHRNGGPLADLDAVTTVMRKPKKNFFKSPLLYQNALLYVFSRLFMTTSLVYMPLWLDERSYQPNGADGQPASDASVEHLATVPLVSFLASFVASLALKYGNRFVGNSLVYFVGSVISISVCLWIALTPQAGTFSTVSLYVIASLFGAGSSITMISSLCITADMIGKHAEQGGFIYSAVTFADKLITGVVVVIIESVKCRDRTECPEYYRGVLSYGCGLAAILGGLTLATLLCTRASTSRRHR; encoded by the exons ATGGCCGGCACGGGAAGTAGAACGCCGCTGGCAAACGGAAGGACCACCGCCCACCATCGCTATGGAGCGACGACGGAGACACGGGCGGctgtggtggcggcggtgaaTGGAAACATCGGCGAACCGTACGACCATACGGTGACGCCAGCGGGAAACGGTGCAGTACCCGGCCAGACGACGACGGTCGATGAAGAGCGCGAGCAGCTCGACAAACGCTCCACGCTGAAACTGTGCGAGAAGATCGGTTACGGACTCGGCCACGTGTACAACGATCTGTGCGCCGGCGTGTGGTTCAGCTATACGCTGCTGTTCATGCAGGGCGCCCTGGGGATGCCGGCGGCGGAAGCCGGTGCCATGGTCATGCTTGGGCAGGTCGGTGATGCCATCGCGACGCCGATTGTGGGTCTTCTGACCGATCGATACGGCACCAAACGCCAGTGGCATATTGTAG GTACCTTTATAGTATTCCTCACCTTTCCGATGATCTTCTCGCTCTGCCCGTGGTGCTCGGTTGCGCCACACTGGTGGGAGATTGTATACTTCACGGCTGTGATACTGGCGTTCCAGTTCGGATGGCCGATCGTGCAGGTGACCCACCTCGCCATGATACCGGAGTTGTCGCGCACGCAAAAGGATCGGTCCGATCTGACCGCCGTCCGCTACTCCGTCTCGATCGTGTCCAACGTGATCGTGTACATCGTGACGTGGGCCGTCCTGAGGGCGAATCGTTCCACGGCCGAAAATCAAATTGGCCCAACCGATGCGTACCGGTTTCGG GACATTTCCCTCATTCTAACCCTAGTGGGTGTCTCCATGTCGGTGCTGTTCAATTTTTCACTCACATTTAGCGGCTACGAGAATCGTCGAAATACGGCCCTGCAGCACAACATCATCCGACCGTCTTTGAGCGCCCCGGCCGAGACGGATATCGAGCGGGAGAGTTTGCTCGGTTCCGAACACAGAAATGGCGGTCCATTGGCTGACCTCGATGCGGTGACGACGGTTATGCgcaaaccaaagaaaaacttcTTCAAATCTCCACTGCTTTACCAGAACGCGTTGTT GTACGTTTTTTCCAGGCTCTTCATGACGACCTCGCTCGTTTACATGCCCCTCTGGCTGGACGAACGATCTTACCAGCCGAACGGTGCCGACGGCCAACCAGCAAGTGATGCCAGCGTGGAGCATCTCGCAACCGTCCCGCTCGTATCCTTTCTGGCCTCGTTCGTGGCCTCGCTGGCCCTGAAGTACGGCAACCGTTTCGTGGGCAATAGTCTGGTATACTTCGTCGGGTCCGTCATCAGTATCAGCGTGTGTCTTTGGATCGCTCTGACGCCACAGGCGGGCACCTTCAGTACGGTGTCCCTGTACGTGATCGCTTCACTGTTCGGGGCCGGAAGTTCCATCACCATGATCAGCAGCCTTTGCATTACGGCCGACATGATCGGGAAGCATGCCGAGCAAGGCGGCTTCATCTACTCGGCCGTCACGTTCGCGGACAAGCTCATCACCGGGGTGGTCGTGGTAATCATCGAGTCGGT CAAATGCCGTGATCGAACCGAATGTCCCGAGTACTATCGGGGTGTGCTGTCGTACGGGTGCGGATTGGCAGCAATTCTTGGCGGTCTCACGCTTGCCACCTTGTTATGCACAAGGGCGTCGACCAGCCGAAGGCACCGGTAG